In Patescibacteria group bacterium, the genomic stretch ATTTTTGGGACTTCGGCACGAAGAATACCGGCCACAACCTTTGCTTGCACCATATTGTTTTTACGCACGGAGCCCTGTGGGGCTGGCATAGCAATGAGCTCCTCCCCATCTTTTTCAAGCATCTGATAGACCTCTTCGAGGGTCTTTGCTGTATTAAAATTAAATTCAACACCGGTCGGAAGCCTCTCAGCCCTTGTCGATGCATCAGTTTCGGACGGCGCTGGCATCTCAGCAAAGACTCCAAGATTACTGAGTACCGCCATCACATCCTCTCCAAATCCTTTCTTGACACCAAGATCTTTTAGACGACGGTCGATGATCCGACGACGCTTCTCAACTGAGGGATTTCGCTGTTTGAAACGAGGATCCTCAAATTCAGCGAATATCTGCTCGGCCATCTGTTTTGCCGGACCAACGCCGAGCTTGGTCTTCTTTTCAGTCTCTTCGTTTACCTTCTCAAAAAGAGTGAGACCTTTAGCCTCTTCGATCAATCGAAATATGTCTTCTTTCGTAGAAGCTCCGCCCTGCTGAGGAGGCGCTTCGGCGGTAGGGGTTTCTGCGTTGGCGACAACAGTATGGGTATCCGGTGGTGTAGGGGTAGGAACCCCCTCTGCTAGCGCAGGTTTTGTTTGATCTTCAAGAGGTGCTAGACCAGAGAAAAATGCAATGAGAGGTGCAAGGATCTCCAAAGCTTGTCCAAGCTCTCCTGCCGCTATCGCAGCGCGAATGCCAGCAGCGTGATCTTCGAGCTTTTTTCTTCTATCATCCCACTTTAGTGCAAGCTCATCTTCTTTTATTGGTTCCAAATCTTTCTGAGCACCTTCGCAGTATTTTCCGAGTCTTACAAGAACCTCCTCAACACCCTCAGGGGAAAGTTCTTTTTGTGTCACTTCCGCAAGATACCCGGTGAGCGATGCTTCTGCGCGGGTGACCTCATTTTTAATTGCCCGGATTTGCTTCCTTGAAAGTGTTGGGGTCTTTTCTCCAGCCTCAGGAACATCCTCGCGCTGGTCTTTATCACTTTTTTTACTCGTACCCCCACCACCGCCCGGAAGCTCAATTCCGTCAAATGGGCTCGGGAAATTTTCATCGCGTCTGTCTGACATAAAATAAAGTATACTACAAAACCGTCAAAACCTCAGCATCCCCTTCGCGGATTAGCACGGTATGCTCAAAATGGGCACTCGGCTTCATATCAGCCGTGCGGAAGGTATAGCCGTCGGGCATGAGGACAATATTGGCCGTACCGAGATTAAACATCGGCTCGATAGCGAGCACCATGCCGGGCTTCAGGAGCATGCCGTCGCCGCGCTTGCCAAAATTCGGGACATACGGCTCCTCGTGAGCAGCATTTCCCACCCCATGACCACAGAGCTCCTCCACTAGACCGAGCTTGTGCTTTTTGCACACTTGCTCTATGGCGTAACCAATGTCGCCAACTCGAGCACCACCCTTCGCCACTTTGATTCCAGCAACGAGAGCTTCCTTTGTGGCGTCAAGCAACTTTTGGACTGCAGGAGAAATACCGGTACCCTCCGCATCCACTACCGGCACCGTCACCGCTGCATCGGTATAGACTCCCTTGTGAAGCAGGCCGAAGTCGATACTCACAATATCCCCCACTTTGAGCACACGATTGTTTTCATTCGGAATACCATGCACCACCTCTTCGTTCACGGAAATACAAGATGATGCGGGAAACGGACGGTCAGCAAAGTCCGGTTGAAAATTCAAAAGTGAAGGCTGATCGCCGCCAGGCACACCGAGCTTCGGGTCACCTTGGGTGATGAGCATGTAAATGCGGTCGTCTATGGCGCGGGTCTCGACACCAGGCTTCGTCATTTCTGCTGCAATACGCAAAATCCGCGCGTGGCGTTTCCCCGCCTCTCTCAACAATACGATGTCGGCCGCGGTTTTAATTAAAGGCATGTTATTTAGAGGGAGTGGCCGCAACTGCAGCGATAATGTCCGTGTGAATCTTCGCCTCCGATTGCTCGCCACTCACCTCCACGAAACGATAATTCGGATTGGTGCGATACCATTCCACTGCTAGCTCAACATCGGTCTTATACCAAGCGAGACGGCCGCGGATTTCAGCACTGTTGTCGTCGAGGCGCTGGCGGGCGGCGAGTCGGCGAGCCGCCTCTGCTTCCGAAATATTCATAAAAAGCACGATTGGCTTTGAGCGACCATAGAAACCAAAAACGCTGTCGAGCACTTGCGCTTCATCTCGCTTACGCGGTGTACCGTCGATAATCAAATGCTCCCCGCCCGTAAGCTTCTCAGTGAAAAACTTCGCCCACATATAGATCGCCAAGAAAGCTGGCTGCAGGGCGCCCTTCGCTGACAACGCCTTCGCGGTCTTCTGTGTGTACGAATCCCCCTGCAAAAACGAGCGGAATTCTGCACCCGTTTGGAGGTACTTCACCGGCAAGGCTGGCGCACCGTCAGCACCGGGGGCACCGGCAGCAGCACCTGCACCTTTTTCCAGGTACGCCTGCAATAGAACCGCCTGTGTACCCTTCCCCGCACCCGATCGCCCAATGAAGATAAACGTCTGTGGATTCATAGGGCCATAATATCATTTGGAGGCCTGTCTGTCAGTGTTTTTGAGTAGGTGCGGATTTTTCATACAAAGTATGAGGAAGTATGAAAAATCCGCAGGTGCTCTTTTCAGCCGCCACCCCCCTAGCCCGCCCCACGAAACTCAAACGCCGCGATAGTATTCGAGAAGGTATTAATGGAAAAGAACCCGCAATGAATATGTGGGGACTGCGGAGCGCGACTGGCGCGAGCCGGAGCAAAAAGCCACCAGGCTTTTATGCGTACCCCACATATTCATTGCGGGTTCTTTGCTAGTACGACCGCATCGAAACCTGTCCTTCAACCTTCTTCACCAAATCAATCACCACAGAAACAACGATCAAAAGCGCTGTTCCACCGATCGCAAACGAAGTGTTGCCGGTTGTGTTCTGCAAGATGAGAGGAAGCACCGCAATCGCTGACAAGAAGACGGCGCCGACAAGAGTGATGCGTGTGACTACCTTCGAGAGATATAGAGCGGTGGAATCGCCTGGGCGAACACCTGGGATAAATGCCCCACCCTTCTGAAGATTGGTTGCGATCTGCTGAGGATCGAAGGTGACCGCAGTGTAGAAGTAGGTAAAGAGGAAGACGAGCACGAAATACGCGATCGCATGAACCCAGTTGTTGTTCAAGAAAGCGAGCGCCTTTTGTGAAATATCAATGAGAGTTGGGTTAGTGCTCAATTCCTTCACAAAATTGAAGACCATCTGCGGCAAAAGCAGAATGGAAAGCGCGAAAATGATTGGAATCACGCCGGCTTGGTTCACTCGCAACGGAAGGTAGGTCGAGCCGCCGTTGGTGCTGCCGCCACCATGCACCTGCTTGGCATAGGTGACGGGGATAGAACGCTCTGCTTCGGTGATAATGACCACTGCCCAGATCACCACACACGCAATGAGAGCGAAGGCGATGTAAAACGGAAGCTTCGATGGGTCTGCGGCCAAAATATCGCGGAATTGACCCAATACCGGAGGAAGCTGCGACACGATACCAGCAAAGATAATCATTGAGAGGCCGTTACCAATGCCATATTCAGTGATGAGCTCGCCGATCCACATGAGCAGGGCTGAGCCAGCCGTGATGACGATGATGTTCACAAAAAGACTGGTGCCGCTAAGATCGCCGAGTAAGCCCTGCTTCGACAAAAGGAGCAAAAAGCCGTAGGCCTGTACCATTGCGAGAGGGATGCTCAGGCGTCGAGAATATTGAGAAAATTTAATGCGTCCAGCATCTCCCTCCTCCTGGTACATCGCCTTGAGCTTTGGCGACATCATAGTCAAAAGCTGCATGATGATCGATGCCGTGATGTATGGACCGACACCGAGCATCACAACAGAAAGATTGGAAAGACCGCTACCAGAAAAGATGTTGATGAGGCTCAAAAATTCATTGGTTCGGAAAAAAGCTTCGAGTCGGAGGACATCGACGCCCGGCACTGGGATAGTAGCGAGGAGTCGGAACAATACTAGTCCGACCAGCACAAAGAGCACCTTCTTGCGAAGGATCTTGTCGGTGAAGATGAGTTTTATTTTTTCGGTAAGCGTTACCATAGAGGTGCCGTTTAGGTTACGGGGCTACGCCCCACGATTATTTTACCATACCGCCCGCCTTCTCGATCTTCGCCTTCGCTGGAGCAGATACCGCACACCCTGAGACGGTAATCTTCTTGGTGAGCTCGCCTTCCGCGAGGATCTTCACTGGAGGAAAACCGCCCTTGTACATTTCAATGAGGCCTTTTGCAACGAGAGTTTCTGGATTGACCTCATCACCTGCCGCGAAGTGCTTTTCGATTGCTTCAAAGTTGACCGGCACCATCGCTACTTGGAAACCAAGGAAGCTGTTTCGGCCTCGGCCTCGGAGCTTTGGAATCTTCTTGATGATGTCTCGCATCTCTGGTCGCTTCTTGCGTCCTGATCGTGAGTTCTGCCCCTTGGTACCTCGGCCCGCGGTCTTGCCACGCTTGCCACCGCGCGCTACCTGGCGGCTGATCTTGTTCTTATGGATTCGCTTGATTTCGTGTGATTGCATGGGGGGTTGGATTACGCTTTTGCGGCGCTAGCAGTATGAGCGGCTCGAGCTGGTCGCACCAATCGCTTGTGTGAGTTCTTTGGATCAAATTCTGAGAGAGCGAGGATGGCTGCTCGTGCGTTATTCAAATGGTCCTTGGTACCCGAGAAGAGCTTGGCGGTGACATTCTTCACGCCTGCAAGCTCGAGCACATTTCGCACCGAGCTACCCGCCACGAGGCCCTTGGCTCGGTTTGGTCGAATAGACACTCGTGCACTGCAGTATTTTGCATCAACGTCATAAGGAACAGACATGTCCTTGGTGAGTGCGAGCTTGATCATGTGCTTCTTTGCGCTGCGCATTGCCTTGTCGATCGCAATAGCGGTGTCTCCAGCTTTGCCAGTACCAACACCCACCCAACCCTTTCGGTTTCCTGCAGCGATAGCCACAGAGAAAGTGAAGCGTCGTCCGCCGGCAGCCACTCGAGTCACACGTCGGATACTGATGATCTTCTGATCAAATTCAGGCTTTGCGCGAGGCTCTCGAGCGGGACCACGTCGAGGTCGGTCGCCACCGGCGCCACCGCGAGCACCACCTCGTCCAGCAAAGCCACCGAAACCGCTTCGTGCTGGTGCTGGACGCTTGGCATCTGCCTGGGCAATCTGCTGAGTTGGCGCAGTTCCTGCCAATGGTACTGGCTTTGCTTCTGGTGCCGGAGTCGCTGGAGCTGATTGTGTTGGGTTGGTATCCATATGAGTATTAGAATGTGAGGCCGCCGGCTCGAGCCGCATCGGCAATAGCCTTGATCTTGCCAGTGTAAATAAAGCCACCTCGATCGAAGACTGCCTTAGCGATCTTCAAGGCCTTTGCCTTCTCCGCGATCTCCTTGCCTACCATGACGGCCTTCTCCATCATCTTGCCCTTCATCTTGAGAGAGGTAGCGGCCGCGAGGGTCTTCCCTGCCTCATCGTTGATGAGCTGAGCATACACGTACTTGTTTGATCGATACACAGCGAGACGAGGGCATGATGCGGTGCCAGAAATCTTCGCGCGAATTCGCTTCTGGCGTCGTGCTCGGGTGATCTGTGCAAGTTGTGTTTTGGTAGTAGCCATGTGAGTGTGAATATGAAGGGATTATGCAGTCTTCTTGCCTTCCTTGCGTCGGATGGTCTCGTCGTCATATCGGATACCTTTGCCCTTGTATGGCTCAGGAACCTTGTTGGCGCGGACCTGCGCGGCAAACTGGCCGACGAGCTCTTTGTCCTGGCCGGTGATAGTGATGAGGTTTTTCTCGGCAGTGACCTTGAGGCCCTTTGGGAGCTTCATGTTCACCGGATGAGAAAAGCCGAGAGACATTGCGAGAGTGTCCCCCTTTACATCAGACTTGTAACCAATGCCTTCGACAATGAGCTTCTTGGTGTAGCCCTTGGTGACGCCTTCCATCATGTTCATGATATGTGAAGACCAAGTGCCCCAAAGCATTTTTGCTTCAGCAGTGGTGTTTTGTGCAGAAACATTCACATGACCATCGGCCACAGCAACGTTGATCAAAGAGTGTATCTCACGAGCAAGCTCACCAAGAGGACCCTTTACGGTCACGACTCGGCCAGCCACAGTAACAGTGGTATTTTCTGGGATAGCGAGAGGTTTTTTGCCGATTCGTGACATGTGAGTATGATTAAATAATTACCAGATCTTAAAGAGAAGCTCGCCGCCAAGGCCGTCCTTTCGAGCTTGCACGTCGGTCATGACTCCCTTTGAGGTAGAGACAACGAGAGTACCGAAGCCATTCTTCACTCGAGGCAGGTCGGTGGCACCAGCATAGATGCGCTTAGAAGGCTTTGAGATCCGCTCAGCACCGTGCATTCGAGCGAGGTTGCCTGTGTAGACGAGCTTGATCTCGACACTCCTGATTCCTTTCTTGCCTTTCTTCGTGGCATTCTTCACGTAGCCTTCCTTCTCGAGGAGGTCAGTGACGGCCATCAAAAGATTTGAGTATGGCAAAGTGACGAGCTCTTTCTGTGAAGCAGCTGCGTTTTTGATATTTGAAATGTAGTCGCTGAGAGTATCCTTTACCATGATGATTTTTTAATGCCTGGGATCATGCCTTCGTTCGCGAACTCTCGGAAGCAGATACGGCAGAGACCGAAATCTCGCATAAAGCCTCGCTTTCGACCACAGCGGAAACAGCGTCGAACAATCCGAGTAGAAAACTTCGGTTTCTTCTGAGATCGTGCGATGACTGATGTTTTCGCCATTGTGGATTGATAATTAAAAAAATGAGGCTCTTTGGGAGCGTGGAGACATACTAGCAATACGGACTGCCGATGTCAAACCACGCTTCCCTGCTTGATTATTCCTTGGCTTTCCGACCCTTCGCGGCCAGCTTCTTCTCCTCCTCCGGCTTCATGAAAGGGATGCCGAGGTATTCGAAGAAGATCTCCGCCGACTTTGCATCCTTCGCCGTGGTGACGATGGTCGCCGCGAAGCCGAAGACGTCCTTGAGCTCTTCGTCTGAAGTCTCAGGGAAGATGGTGTGCTCGCGGATACCGATGTTGATGTTACCCATCTCATCGATGGCCTTGCGCGCAATACCACGGAAGTCCTTGGTTCGAGGGAGGGCGATGTTGATGAGCTTGTTGAGGAAGTTCACCATTCGATCGCCTCGGAGGGTCACCTGGTAGCCGGCTGGGTCGCCCTGTCGAGACTTGAAGGTCGCGATCGACTTTTTCGCTGTCTTCACCACTACTTTCTGGCCCGCGATGCGGTTCATGCGGTCGGCGATGAGCTCGATCTTCTTCTTGTCCTTTACAGAACCAATGCCAGACGAAAGCACCACCTTTACGAGCTTTGGTGTTTCCATGATATTCGTAATACCAAGAGCTCCCTTGAGGGTCTCGAATGTCTTATTCTGCTTTTCTTTTACTCCGTTCATGATAGTTATGATTATTTCTTACGAGCTTCGACGAGCTTAACGTTTGAGACGTGAATCGGCATCGCCTTCTCGACAATTTCACCCTTTTTGCCATTTCGCTGAGCCTTGATGTGTCGCTTGTGGACATTGACGCCGTCAACCAATACCAAATTCTCCTTTGGCATCGCCTTGAGGATCTTGCCTTTCTTGCCCTTGTCCTTGCCGGCAATCACTATTACGTTTTCGTCTTTTTTTACGTGCATTGGAGTATGGTTATGGTCTCGTTATACGATTTCTGGGGCCAAAGAAGCGATCTTCTGGAAACCCTTTTCCGCGATTTCTCGAGGGATAGGACCGAAGACACGGCCGCCGATTGGCTCCATCTTTTCTCGCTCGATGATCACCACAGCGTTCTCATCGAATCGGATGTATGAACCGTCCTTGCGTCGGAATGGGTTGCGCTGTCGCACGACCACTGCTCGAAGAACATCCTTCTTCTTGATCGCCTTTCGAGGCTCTGCCTTCTGCACAGAGAGGATCACGAGCTCACCGATCTGGGCGTATCGCTTCCCCGCGCTGCCGAGCACTTTGAAGATACGGCCGATCTTCGCGCCGGTGTTGTCTGCAATAGTTACGATTGAGCGTGGTTGGATCATGGAAGTGTATTAAATAACGCGGAAATGCTTATTCTTCGAGATCGGTCGAGTCTCGATGATAGTGACAGTATCGCCGATCTTCTTGGTGTTGCCTGCATCGTGTGCCTGGAATCGCTTGGTGCTCTTCATGTACTTGCCGTACTTTGGCATTTTGTTGAAGGTATCGACAGCGACGACAATAGTGTCCTTCATTTTGTCAGACACGACCTTGCCGGTGAGAGTCTTCGGCTTCGATACAACCGCAGCCGCAGGAGCGGTGCCCTGGGAGACTTTGGTTGCTTTGATTTTAGTGTTCTTTTCCATGAAAATTATTTAACGGTAACTTTAGCAACCTTGGCCTTCGCCGCCTTCTTTGACGCAGCAACTGCCTTTGGAGCAACTGGGACGACAGGCGTAGCATTGTTTCGCGCAGAGACCTCGGTGAGAAGTCGAGCAATGTCCTTTCGGAGATTTCGGCCAGCCTTCACATCCTTGAGCTTGCTACCAGAAGAGCCAAGTCGAAACTCCTTCAAAGCCACTCGCTTCTCATCGATGGTCTTCAAAATTTCTTTGTCGCTGATTTTCTTGATTTCTTTCATGGGAGTTATCGTGAAATGACCTTAGACTTCAATGGGAGCTTGGTGCCTGCCTTTCGAAGAGCCTCCTTTGCTTCGGTGTCGACAACACCGTCCACCTCAAAGATGATACGACCTGCCTTCACTTCTGCACAGTATCCCTGTGGCTCACCCTTTCCGGAACCCATCGGCACTTCAGCGGCCTTTGCGGTATATGGCATGTCTGGGAAAATGCGAATCCACACCTTTCCTGACTTTCCAGCAAATCGAGAGATCACCTTTCGTGCTGCTTCGATCTGGTTTGAGGTTACTCGCGCAGGGGTCATCGCCTTGAGGCCAAATGATCCAAATGCCAAAGCAATGCCTCGAGTCTCGATGAAAGGCTTAGCGTAGTTTCGGCGCATTCGGTGCCACTTGCGATGTTTTACTTTCTTTGGGAGTAACATGGGAGTGTTGGTTAGTTCTGATTGTGGTTAGGCTTCGCCGCCTTTGCCTTCTCAGCAAAGATCTCACCTCGGTAGATCCACACCTTGATGCCGATGTCGCCATAGGTCATGTGCGCCTTTTCACGCTTGAAATCTACATCGGCTCGCAAGGTCTGGAGAGGAACTCGGCCACGCTTGAGCTCTTCCTGTCGGGCCATATCGGCACCGCCAAGTCGGCCAGTGAGATAGATCTTCACTCCCAAGACGTCTCGGTTTGCCATCACCTTCTCAATGGTCTGCTTCATGACGCGTCGGAATGGGAGGCGCTTCTCGAGGCCTTCTGCCACAGTGTAGGCAACGATGGCTGCATTAGACTCAGGAGATCGGACCTCTTCGATGTCGAGCTTGAGCTCTGGAGGCATTGCAAGCTTGTTCTTCTTGATGAAATTGAGGATGTCGTTTCGCAACGCGGTGGCACCTTCTCCACTCTTGCCGATGAGCATACCTGGTCGAGAAGTCTTGATGACCACGCGAAGGTTTTTAGAATTTCGCTCGATATCTACGCCAGCAGTATAAAAACCACGGAGTTTCTTGTCCAAATATTCACGAAGAGTGACGTCGCACTTGAGGTACGATACGTACTTTGTCTTGTCCGCGCCGAACCAGCGAGACTTCCAGTCTCGGATGATTCCCAATCGATGTGCATATGGATGGACGACGTGTGACATGTGATTATTTGCTATCTTTGTTAGTTTTTGGAGCCGCTTTTACCGCGCTCGCTGTCTTCGCGGCCTTTGTCACCTTTTTTGGCTTCTCTGCCACGACATCCAAGACCAAAGTGACGTGGCTTGAGTGCTTGTGGATCGGGAAAGCGCTACCACGAGCTCGAGGCATGCTGCGCTTCATGATGGTGCCGCCATTGACCTGCACGTTTTTGATGAAAAGGTTCTCTGCAGAGAGATTGAAGTTGGTCTTCGCGTTGGCCACAGCAGAAGCAATGAGCTTCTTCATTGGACCAGAAGCTTCCTTCACGAGGAAATCAAGCATGGTCATCGCATCGCCTACTTTCTTGCCCTTTACGAGATTCGCCACGAGACGAACCTTTCGCGGAGCCTGTCGATAATCGTTGAGTGATGCGGTAACCATTGGAGTATTGATAAAATGAAGGATGATTATGCTGGATTATTTCTTTTCTGCCACGGTGGCCTTAGCGGTCTGGGCAGCTGCGATCTCAGCCTCCTTCTTCTTGGCCTCAAGCTCCTTCTGCATCTTACCTCCGTGTCGTACAAACTTTCGGGTAAGCGCAAATTCACCGAGGCGGTGACCTACCATTTCCTCGGTGACAAGCACTTCAATATGATCTTTGCCATTGTGGACGCCAAACTTATATCCCACCATTTCCGGTGAAATCTGGCTGTCTCGAGCCCAGGTCTTAATAACCCCAGCTTGTTCTGGCTTCTTGCCGGCGATCTTCTTGAGAAGAATCTCCGCTACATATGGTCCTTTTGCGAGTGATCGGGTCATGAATGAATGAAAACAGCTCACCTGAGCCATGGCTTAGTATCTTAGCAGAAGCATATATAATGTCAACCCGCCGCCCCGCTCCCTTCGGGCACGCGTCAAAACTCTGCTGAGTTTTGCACTCACTCTCAGGCCGTCGCCTTCCGAGAGACCCTCAGGGAGCGAGGCGGCGGGTTGTTCATTGTGCAACAATTAGTGTCGTTTTACCGAGAGCGGAATGAAATTGTTATGAAGATTTTGCTTGTAAGTAGCCGTACTGGTTATATATAGTTACGGGTGCTAGATGATGAAGAAACCCGCAAATAACTATGCTTTTATAGATAGCCAGAATCTGAATTTGGGTGTACTTGGTCTTGGTTGGAGGCTTGATTTTTCGCGCTTTCGAGTCTATCTGAAAGATAAGTATGATGTGTCTAGTGCCTTTATTTTTATAGGATACGTACCCGGGAATGAGAGGTTGTACTCTTACCTCCAAAAATCTGGCTATATTTGTATTTTTAAACCCACCCTGGAATTACCTGATGGGGCAGTGAAAGGCAATGTCGACGCCGAACTCGTACTGAACACCATGATTGAGCTTCCAAATTTCGACAAAGCAGTGGTCGTTTCTGGGGACGGTGACTTCTACTGCCTGGCACGACACCTTATTTCGAATAGAAAATGTGAAGCGATCATTGTACCGAACAAATACAAATACTCTGCTCTCTTGAGATTCAAAGACATTAAGCCCTACCTCCGTTTCATAAACGACCTGCAAAACAAGCTTGAGAAAAAATAAAAGAAAAGGCCCCGCAAGGACGGAACCTTGAAGGGTGATCTTTTCCATTCGTGATATTGATAATTCTATCAAACTCAAGAAAGGAGTCAAGGCGATGAAGTAGCCCAAGTATCTACCCCCAGAGAGACCCCTATTCCGACTTTCGCCAGAGATACTCTCATCGTTTCCCTTTCGAGAAACCGCAGTGGACGGGGATTTTCTGACCTTTAGAAGTAGATACTTGGGCTATTTCAATTCGCTTTTCTATACCTAAGGCATATACCAAAAGTAGCCGAGCGGTCAAGTGTCGCGATTAGGAAAGTAGGTGTTTTGTTAATTCCTCAGCATTCTTGTACCGCTTCCCATGCTTCTCCGCCCATTCGGTCTCCTTGATCATTCGCGCTTCCTGGCCAGGAGTAAAACCATTAACAGTCCTGATCTCAAAAGGAATCGACTTGGTGCGAGATACCGTACGAAGAAACAACTTCATCGCGGAAGACATGTCCAAACCAAGCTCGGCAAGCACCTTTTGAGCGCTTACTTTGGTCGCCTTATCGATACGAAGTTGAATAGTGGTGTTCATCACTCTAGTATAGACAATGTCACTACTTTGTCAATACGTTAGATATTCTTTGAAAAAAGGATCTTTGAGTCGAAATCTGCTATCTCATTTACTGCCTTCGATGTAGACCGGACAAACTCCGTCTCATCTTTTCTCGAATGTCCTTCCATCTTCCAGCGTAGGGAGACAAGAAGTCTGATTAGCACGAGGGTCTGGATATCACGCATGGCCCCGGCCAACTCACTTTCGCCATACTCATATCCCTTAAGAAAAATGGCGATGTTCTCTTTGCCGGTATTCCAAGTAAATAGATCCGTAAGTT encodes the following:
- a CDS encoding uL15 family ribosomal protein — encoded protein: MQSHEIKRIHKNKISRQVARGGKRGKTAGRGTKGQNSRSGRKKRPEMRDIIKKIPKLRGRGRNSFLGFQVAMVPVNFEAIEKHFAAGDEVNPETLVAKGLIEMYKGGFPPVKILAEGELTKKITVSGCAVSAPAKAKIEKAGGMVK
- the rplN gene encoding 50S ribosomal protein L14 produces the protein MIQPRSIVTIADNTGAKIGRIFKVLGSAGKRYAQIGELVILSVQKAEPRKAIKKKDVLRAVVVRQRNPFRRKDGSYIRFDENAVVIIEREKMEPIGGRVFGPIPREIAEKGFQKIASLAPEIV
- the rplR gene encoding 50S ribosomal protein L18, with translation MATTKTQLAQITRARRQKRIRAKISGTASCPRLAVYRSNKYVYAQLINDEAGKTLAAATSLKMKGKMMEKAVMVGKEIAEKAKALKIAKAVFDRGGFIYTGKIKAIADAARAGGLTF
- a CDS encoding nucleoside monophosphate kinase; the encoded protein is MNPQTFIFIGRSGAGKGTQAVLLQAYLEKGAGAAAGAPGADGAPALPVKYLQTGAEFRSFLQGDSYTQKTAKALSAKGALQPAFLAIYMWAKFFTEKLTGGEHLIIDGTPRKRDEAQVLDSVFGFYGRSKPIVLFMNISEAEAARRLAARQRLDDNSAEIRGRLAWYKTDVELAVEWYRTNPNYRFVEVSGEQSEAKIHTDIIAAVAATPSK
- the rplF gene encoding 50S ribosomal protein L6, with amino-acid sequence MSRIGKKPLAIPENTTVTVAGRVVTVKGPLGELAREIHSLINVAVADGHVNVSAQNTTAEAKMLWGTWSSHIMNMMEGVTKGYTKKLIVEGIGYKSDVKGDTLAMSLGFSHPVNMKLPKGLKVTAEKNLITITGQDKELVGQFAAQVRANKVPEPYKGKGIRYDDETIRRKEGKKTA
- the rpsQ gene encoding 30S ribosomal protein S17, whose protein sequence is MEKNTKIKATKVSQGTAPAAAVVSKPKTLTGKVVSDKMKDTIVVAVDTFNKMPKYGKYMKSTKRFQAHDAGNTKKIGDTVTIIETRPISKNKHFRVI
- the map gene encoding type I methionyl aminopeptidase gives rise to the protein MPLIKTAADIVLLREAGKRHARILRIAAEMTKPGVETRAIDDRIYMLITQGDPKLGVPGGDQPSLLNFQPDFADRPFPASSCISVNEEVVHGIPNENNRVLKVGDIVSIDFGLLHKGVYTDAAVTVPVVDAEGTGISPAVQKLLDATKEALVAGIKVAKGGARVGDIGYAIEQVCKKHKLGLVEELCGHGVGNAAHEEPYVPNFGKRGDGMLLKPGMVLAIEPMFNLGTANIVLMPDGYTFRTADMKPSAHFEHTVLIREGDAEVLTVL
- the rplX gene encoding 50S ribosomal protein L24, with protein sequence MHVKKDENVIVIAGKDKGKKGKILKAMPKENLVLVDGVNVHKRHIKAQRNGKKGEIVEKAMPIHVSNVKLVEARKK
- the rpsH gene encoding 30S ribosomal protein S8, which translates into the protein MVKDTLSDYISNIKNAAASQKELVTLPYSNLLMAVTDLLEKEGYVKNATKKGKKGIRSVEIKLVYTGNLARMHGAERISKPSKRIYAGATDLPRVKNGFGTLVVSTSKGVMTDVQARKDGLGGELLFKIW
- the rplP gene encoding 50S ribosomal protein L16, producing the protein MLLPKKVKHRKWHRMRRNYAKPFIETRGIALAFGSFGLKAMTPARVTSNQIEAARKVISRFAGKSGKVWIRIFPDMPYTAKAAEVPMGSGKGEPQGYCAEVKAGRIIFEVDGVVDTEAKEALRKAGTKLPLKSKVISR
- the secY gene encoding preprotein translocase subunit SecY — protein: MVTLTEKIKLIFTDKILRKKVLFVLVGLVLFRLLATIPVPGVDVLRLEAFFRTNEFLSLINIFSGSGLSNLSVVMLGVGPYITASIIMQLLTMMSPKLKAMYQEEGDAGRIKFSQYSRRLSIPLAMVQAYGFLLLLSKQGLLGDLSGTSLFVNIIVITAGSALLMWIGELITEYGIGNGLSMIIFAGIVSQLPPVLGQFRDILAADPSKLPFYIAFALIACVVIWAVVIITEAERSIPVTYAKQVHGGGSTNGGSTYLPLRVNQAGVIPIIFALSILLLPQMVFNFVKELSTNPTLIDISQKALAFLNNNWVHAIAYFVLVFLFTYFYTAVTFDPQQIATNLQKGGAFIPGVRPGDSTALYLSKVVTRITLVGAVFLSAIAVLPLILQNTTGNTSFAIGGTALLIVVSVVIDLVKKVEGQVSMRSY
- a CDS encoding 30S ribosomal protein S5 is translated as MDTNPTQSAPATPAPEAKPVPLAGTAPTQQIAQADAKRPAPARSGFGGFAGRGGARGGAGGDRPRRGPAREPRAKPEFDQKIISIRRVTRVAAGGRRFTFSVAIAAGNRKGWVGVGTGKAGDTAIAIDKAMRSAKKHMIKLALTKDMSVPYDVDAKYCSARVSIRPNRAKGLVAGSSVRNVLELAGVKNVTAKLFSGTKDHLNNARAAILALSEFDPKNSHKRLVRPARAAHTASAAKA
- a CDS encoding type Z 30S ribosomal protein S14, with the protein product MAKTSVIARSQKKPKFSTRIVRRCFRCGRKRGFMRDFGLCRICFREFANEGMIPGIKKSSW
- the rpmC gene encoding 50S ribosomal protein L29: MKEIKKISDKEILKTIDEKRVALKEFRLGSSGSKLKDVKAGRNLRKDIARLLTEVSARNNATPVVPVAPKAVAASKKAAKAKVAKVTVK
- the rplE gene encoding 50S ribosomal protein L5, with amino-acid sequence MNGVKEKQNKTFETLKGALGITNIMETPKLVKVVLSSGIGSVKDKKKIELIADRMNRIAGQKVVVKTAKKSIATFKSRQGDPAGYQVTLRGDRMVNFLNKLINIALPRTKDFRGIARKAIDEMGNINIGIREHTIFPETSDEELKDVFGFAATIVTTAKDAKSAEIFFEYLGIPFMKPEEEKKLAAKGRKAKE